A stretch of DNA from Acanthopagrus latus isolate v.2019 chromosome 7, fAcaLat1.1, whole genome shotgun sequence:
TACATTTTACCTCTGAACAAGGCAAAGGACATTATTGAAAGGATACGGAACCCTGTACCCATACCTGTACCTGCACCTGCTCCGGCCCCAGTGGAATACAGCCCCGTTTCTGACTGGGGCGGCTCGGACAGGGGCTCGGACAGGTCAGAGAGACCACCAGAAAGGCTCCCCCAGGAGAAGCCACCTCCAGAGAGGCCTGCACATGAAAAGCCACCcccagacagcagcagacggAAGCCAGGGTTGGCCCATTCTAACGGAGCCCAGGCACAGCACAAATCCCATGTCGAATCCCAGCCTCAGCCCACTCAGAGGTTGCGGCTGTCCCAGAACGAGTATGATAAAGACAAGATGAAACAGCTGCTCAAGCTGATCCAGCTCCACAAGAAAGCACTTGTGAAGGATCCTGGGAAGGAAAGGGGGGAGGACGGGGCCTGGGACGCCAACAGTCTGAAGAGGAAGTTCgaaggagatgagaggggaggCGTGAACAAACACCAACGCACAGATCCTCTGAGCAACGGAGAACCTAGCAGAGGTGAGCAGcgctgcagctgtctgtgtagCTTCATTTAAATGgtgtcatttaatttgtttttcaaaaatgtccaCCTGCTGCCTCTAAAGTCAATTCCTCTGAAAGAACAGTCTGATCAGTTCTCCATAATTGCACTGCAAATTAAAAAGACATTGCTGCCCATTGGCACTTTATTTACAAGCAACGAGTGAATTGGTTTACATCAGAaattaaatgactgaatgatttGATTTCTATGACTCCAtagtttatattttaaaatctgtttttgttgctattCCAGATAGCTGTTCCAGTGGGGGGTTTTTTCAGGCTCCTGTGCACTCAGTCAACGTCTTGTATATCCCTtgttacatttcctgttttctccaaTTGTTATCTTTAGTTCTGAGGATATTCTAGCACACTAATATGCCCAATATAGCTAAAGCCTGTAATTAATTGTGTGCATAATTATGTGTGTTTGGCTAGGAGCCCAAGCAGATGAGATCGGAGATGAGGTTGGACAGAACGACAATCTGACCGCAGTGATGGAAAGCATGGGTATTTACGACACTGACCTGAGGGCTCGCGGCAACGCCAATGCCTCGACGGTCAATGAGACTCAACGCCTCATCAAGATCCTCCTGGCAACTCTCAACAAAGCTGTTGCTCAGGGTTCAATGCCCGTACAGCCAAACCACGGTGAACCATCGACTGGTCCAGTAAGGGTGGAACCTGTCGTCTCTGACCCCGATCTTAGGAAACAAAATGAGCCAGCATTGCAAACAAACTACACAGAGGTGAGATATAAACAGCTGCTTGTTATTGCGGAGTATCTTACcatgtatgaaatgtgtttgtatggcTAAAAATGTTGACcgttgttttctctgtttagGAGGATATGGACTGTAGCCCTGGTAGTCCATTTAGCGGAGGCTCACCACCAGAGCAAGCTCACACCTCAGATGACCCAACCTGGGTCAACGCCACCAATGAAGGTACATCAAAGCAGCTGCAATGAtgaattgattagttgtcagcTTATAAATTGGTTATGGATTAAAAAGGCCAAATTCTGAACTTCTTAAACTAATtgtttaatcaagaaaataagggacagattaatcaacagtgAAAATATTAACAGCTGTCAGTACACATGGACCTCTCCCTAGTTGGTATATTGAGATCTGAACAAGCgttctgtctgttttcctccagaCAAAGCACAGCCTCTTCCTGAGCCAAAGCCCGAGCTGAAGTCCGAGCCTGAGCCCGAGCCTGAGCCAGTACCCGAGGCCGTGACGGTGACCGACAGCCACCCAGAGCCGAAGACGCCTGCAGCTGTGGAAGTAAAAAAGGCAGCTGCACCACCCACGTTACCAGCCTTAGAAGAAGTTCCCTTCAGGCCATCCATCAGCCTGGACACCATACTCAACCAGGAAGTTTACAGTCTTACctctgacattaaaaacatcatgcAGACTCACCACATCTGCTACACATCGCAGCTACCCCCGCGGTTGCCTCCGCGGCACTACTGGCTGCCTAACAGCTGCTTTTCAAACTTTGTTGTACCCTACGTCTCCCCCGTCTCTATTCAGGGGCATGTCAAAGCACTGTGTGAGAAGATGGACAAGTTGATCCCATCCCCACCTGCTCCACCCAAGGTCACTTCACCACCTCCCCCAGTGACGATATCTAATCTTACAACaccgccccccacccccatccaGGCTTCCAAAACTAAAGCAGAGCCCACTCTGACGAAGAGCACCACCTCCTCTTCTCATAGTGTGAAAACGGTGGCTGTCAAAGAGACGGCATCCACGAAGGCTAAAACAGAAGGCACATCAGCAGAGTTGGGGGGAGAGGTCTATTCTCCCTCTCAAGTCACAGCGAACTCTCCTCAGCACAACTCCCAAAATGCAGGAGCTGCTTCTGGAAGCGGGTCCGGCCTGCTGGCGGGCAGCCTTATTGGTCAGCTAAAGCCCGAGGTTTTCAGCAGCCTGGTGGAGATCTTCAAGGACGTCACCAAGAATACAGTCAAATTTTACATCTACTCTGGGGATGAAGGCGAGGAGAGTACTGTCTGCAAGGAGATCAAGGTATGAAGCAAGGTTCTAATGTGGTCTTAAAAGAAGAACAGCAACACATTATCAGTTTATCTGTAGACCTTTTCAATTAATAGTGAATCAGTTGTCTAATTGTAAAAAATATGCTCCTCACAAGTTTCTAGAACTAGGCAGTGGAAATTTCACATCATGATTATGCTGGTCAAAATATTTGCAATTCAAGATATtgtaataaactttattaataTAGCTTTTCAGCTATATTACAAagttctttaaaagaaaataaatatacagcagataaacaacaacaaaaggattGTAAAACTTATGGGTTTAATCATTTTACTCTAACTAAACCTTGTTTTAACACGCAAAGGTTTTCAGAGAACATTCAAAAGATGCTAATGTTATAGTATATTATCCTggtaatcatcaaaataatcattaaaagaATGTCACTAAAACTTACTGGAATCATACATATTTTACCTAACAGAAACACACGGAAACAAATAACCTTATTACAAcaaggacacttttttttttagcgaaCATCCTTTTagttgaaaaacacattttaaataaggTACCCTGAATAAAGAAAGAATGAATAAAAGGTAGGTACTTCTCTCCGTCTTGTTCTTTAGTTAGGAATTCATAGTATTTTCACACATCACAAGGacatttttaatctaaaatCCCAGCCACGTTAACAGGCTTGGGATTTTTAAACGACTGGAGAGTTGTCAGCTTGCTCTTGTTGCAATTTAAAAGTCTTATTGAGCCTGACAGCTTTTTCAATTCACCCCCAAGGATATTCACGATTATACAGATTATGGAAATTCACCACGATCAACCTATTCTGAGTATTTTTTATCACAATCCACGATAAAATGTTATATCCTACCATCCCTATCTGGGCTAATAGCTGAGGTCTTAACCttgcttgttttattcattcaaaaGCCCCAAAACCCAAAAGATTTAATGTACATCTTAGTACAAAATGCTCACATTAGAGAAGCTGGAACTATCAAAACCACTGCCTTATTATGTTGCTTTCATTTAATCAAATCGTTAACACAACAGGAATGTCACAATGACTACTTACTTGGAGGATATGCTGTCCCAGAAATCACTAAGATTAATGGTATTAATGTAATTGTTAGAGCATATTTTGCCACtgatataatgataatataaaagcataataatACACAGACACCATTTCATATGCCAagtaaataaaatcacacaactacaaaaaacaatataagATATGTATAAGTCAATAACTCAATCATCCCGACATGCCTACTTCAAAGTGTTCGTATTGCTGTGATTTTGCATCATCTCCTTTCATTCTTCATCAGTTGACATTAACTCCCCAGATTTTATATCaccctgtctttttttgttttgttaaccAAGCCAAAGAGCTTTCTGCTCTAGTACATTACAAAGGCAAACACAAGTCAAAATACAGATGCACTGTGGGAATATTGAAGGCTTCTCTTGTTCCTCTTTGCCACTATGTGTTCATGTCTCAGtgctcttctttttctgtatctgtcagtcagtcagtactTGTACGTGTAAGAGAGGAGGACacttttatctgtctgtctctaacAATTACGCCTCTCCTGTCCATCACAAAGGAGTACTTGAAAAGTCTTGGCAACAGCGAGTGCAGCCCGCAGATGTTTCTGGAAAACAGCGGCAGTTTAGATAAGCTGCTCATCATCATTCAGAACGAGGACATCGCCGCGCACGTGCACAAGGTACGAGGGCTTTCTCCCATCCCTCTTCATGTCAGTCGCTGTCTCGGCTCACCGGTCAGTAATTCACATGACTCTGCATCAGCTGATCCTGGCATAGATCAAACATAAATAATGGCACTAACTGGATTTAAACGTCTGCTGCAGAgtattgttttctttatctgaTTCAATGGTTagattttttgcagtgtgtatCAAGTTCTATCTTTAAACTAAAATCTTTTCACCCTGCAGATTCCAGCTCTGGTTTCTTTGAAGAAGTTGCCTTCAGTGAGCTTTGCTGGAGTGGACACGCTGGACGATGTCAAGAACCACACTTACAATGAGCTGTTCGTGTCCGGAGGCTTCATAGTGTCTGACGAGTTTGTCCTCAACCCTGACCTTATCACACAGGGTGAGTTCTGCTTTTCATCGGAGCAGCTGTGCAACTTCTTATATCAGTTGGATGATTTCTCATACAGAGTttgtgttgcttgttttgtccagacCGTTTGCAGGGGCTGCTCAAGTTTTTGGAGGAGCAGAGCACCCCTGAACACCCCTGGCAGTGGAAGGTGCACTGGAAGTCccagaagaagctgaaagagATGGGGAGGTCAGTATCCGAGTAGAAGCTTACCCAAAACAGTGCATCAAAAACGCTCACTGTACGGATCTACTTTTGCCATTCTCTTATAGGTTAAACACCAACGCCATGGGGCTGTTGAACCTTCTCACAGCCTATCAGAAGAAGCACCTTGTGGAGTTCCTCCCTTATCACGAGTGTGACACCCAATCGCGTCAAGCTCCAGATCTGGAATGCCTCATCAAGCTCCAAGCTCAGCACACACAACAACGGCACCTTATCTTCCTCACAGGTGTTGTTATCTCTGTTTTATTGTTGGCgctgcctttgtgttttctaGTTGAATAAATTACATGCGTGATAAGAATGAAATGATAgtatttgatattgttttttacGACTGTCCTTGACTCATTTACAAGCGACTTTTGCacgttgtgttgtttttctttgttttttttacagagaggCCATTTGAGATGTTCCTACAGTACTCCAGAAACGGAATAGTGATCGGGAGCATTGACGACGTTATGAGCGGTTTTCACAGCCTGATTGGCTCCATCAATCAGAATGAACTTCCAACGCCACCCTCTACTGGTGGGTAGCACTAAAAGCAGGACTAAATACCAAAACACTTGGGATTTCATGTCATTCTGCTGTAGTGCAGTTGCTTTGCAAAATTGCTTTTTTGTTCTGTACAGTTATCTCTCTGGTTAAACATGTCTCTGCTGCCCAGCAGAGTTTAGTGCTGTTAATGCATCTGTTACAGACTTGTTTGATAATATCTTCCTCTCCgcttttccatttctctctctgccctctcctgTACTCCCAGTAGTAAATGAtgagtgtgtggaggaggaggacatgtCATTAGACTCTGACGATGGTGAGCCACCCACAATATCGGATCCTTCAGAGCAGAACCAGGAAGCTGCGAAAGAGGGCAAGCCTCCACAGCCGCCTCCACCAGAGATGGAGGAATTTCGTCCTCCGCTGCCAGACCAGCAGATCACCCCTGAGAGAACTCCAACGCTGCCTGACTACAGCTCTCTCAAAACGGCCATCTCTCAGTTCAAAGCTGCCAACCAGATGGGTGTAGGGTCTTCAGACATTGGCAGCTTGTCGCCGGGAGGTTTTCCTGTGAATCCCCACCAAAGCTTCCTGTGTCCTTCAGCCTCGTGGTCATCCTACACTGGCTCTTCTAGCTATGCTGCCTCCCCGGCCTACCCTGCCTcgccctgcagcagcaccaaTGAACAGGAATACCGCCCCCCAGTCACAGCCTCTTCCACAGTCCCAGCCCCTCCTGTCATGGCCACACCAGGACCTCTAGCCAACCTGGCTTCCCTCCCCCTTGAGGTCaaacctccccctccacctcacctcaTGATGCTAGGCCACACATATGGCTCGGACACTGGAGGAGCTGGGACTGCTGGGAACTCCCCGCTCACCACCTCCCTCCCTTATACAGACAACCATGACTCAGCCCAGCCAGGTTACATGGCTGGCATTCCTAAAAATGCTAGTGGGACCCCAATGCACCACGACAGGACACTCAGTGGACCTGGGGAGGGTGTATGGGGGACAGCAGGGACCACTACTGTTGAAACTGTTAACAGCCAGGGTGTGGTCACATCTGGCCCAAGGACTGGGGAAACCCTTGGAGGTAGCACCCCTGGTAGC
This window harbors:
- the tasorb gene encoding protein TASOR isoform X2, with amino-acid sequence MALNPNAVGKRNSECAEADDLQPEGGETPKNSAATSATANQNGDQPGCGDGVMPEQEAPERRRSVQADSRSFSSSPLPGQRPNFQIPRKIRERKGLYHFLPPDSREFEDLAKIVSSCYLDSSSRGTFSYCKARLIHNELLEKEFIEKRREMKQEGRTDQELTESYCFLYPDKSKLQWICEKGLSVGHSRITTLGNPSVGVYLSKYSDLLQINPFEVGSSGDMIVFKVMKGRIKHIHENMPKNAIEPSPKFDGHLSKSANRVTSLLSYRAFELTQQYFFEFAFDEIKARPRHVCPYAVVSFQYKGKEAAAAPMTAHRFNTITPEGSRGKSCYTVWSGPLVNKGQELFPICLRSSSRPYLPFKLPEKLEVNRGMQLDQVKRKIPSVLFSWDTYSISREVMKCGMSCSLFEVVDGKGKPTSGSLAALVSKLERDRMVLVKSLFDRGFLFLLSSAQMVESKERRGRVEKNLQALFIFQESRMVVKYSSRLFEPEPLTVEPQPAILSSMEPFIPALHYALFKLRPNPGKDVSSGVERQATDYLTRMDSGTVRPFILPDYKYNVDDRTNPLPVPRHKFNMDSVLRTYVHNPSNYILPLNKAKDIIERIRNPVPIPVPAPAPAPVEYSPVSDWGGSDRGSDRSERPPERLPQEKPPPERPAHEKPPPDSSRRKPGLAHSNGAQAQHKSHVESQPQPTQRLRLSQNEYDKDKMKQLLKLIQLHKKALVKDPGKERGEDGAWDANSLKRKFEGDERGGVNKHQRTDPLSNGEPSRGAQADEIGDEVGQNDNLTAVMESMGIYDTDLRARGNANASTVNETQRLIKILLATLNKAVAQGSMPVQPNHGEPSTGPVRVEPVVSDPDLRKQNEPALQTNYTEEDMDCSPGSPFSGGSPPEQAHTSDDPTWVNATNEDKAQPLPEPKPELKSEPEPEPEPVPEAVTVTDSHPEPKTPAAVEVKKAAAPPTLPALEEVPFRPSISLDTILNQEVYSLTSDIKNIMQTHHICYTSQLPPRLPPRHYWLPNSCFSNFVVPYVSPVSIQGHVKALCEKMDKLIPSPPAPPKVTSPPPPVTISNLTTPPPTPIQASKTKAEPTLTKSTTSSSHSVKTVAVKETASTKAKTEGTSAELGGEVYSPSQVTANSPQHNSQNAGAASGSGSGLLAGSLIGQLKPEVFSSLVEIFKDVTKNTVKFYIYSGDEGEESTVCKEIKEYLKSLGNSECSPQMFLENSGSLDKLLIIIQNEDIAAHVHKIPALVSLKKLPSVSFAGVDTLDDVKNHTYNELFVSGGFIVSDEFVLNPDLITQDRLQGLLKFLEEQSTPEHPWQWKVHWKSQKKLKEMGRLNTNAMGLLNLLTAYQKKHLVEFLPYHECDTQSRQAPDLECLIKLQAQHTQQRHLIFLTERPFEMFLQYSRNGIVIGSIDDVMSGFHSLIGSINQNELPTPPSTVNDECVEEEDMSLDSDDGEPPTISDPSEQNQEAAKEGKPPQPPPPEMEEFRPPLPDQQITPERTPTLPDYSSLKTAISQFKAANQMGVGSSDIGSLSPGGFPVNPHQSFLCPSASWSSYTGSSSYAASPAYPASPCSSTNEQEYRPPVTASSTVPAPPVMATPGPLANLASLPLEVKPPPPPHLMMLGHTYGSDTGGAGTAGNSPLTTSLPYTDNHDSAQPGYMAGIPKNASGTPMHHDRTLSGPGEGVWGTAGTTTVETVNSQGVVTSGPRTGETLGGSTPGSQGGRTQVNCADNPGAAVGIPAVATRGGSVIRHKLPPHPISGVGYGSIGGIPGPLDHGPMRGGMGPGSLGGFRGRGIPPGGLWPRPGRGHDRGGGHGGGPCSWGYPGGRGGAQDYYSDYMYTHNYAPE
- the tasorb gene encoding protein TASOR isoform X1 translates to MALNPNAVGKRNSECAEADDLQPEGGETPKNSAATSATANQNGDQPGCGDGVMPEQEAPERRRSVQADSRSFSSSPLPGQRPNFQIPRKIRERKGLYHFLPPDSREFEDLAKIVSSCYLDSSSRGTFSYCKARLIHNELLEKEFIEKRREMKQEGRTDQELTESYCFLYPDKSKLQWICEKGLSVGHSRITTLGNPSVGVYLSKYSDLLQINPFEVGSSGDMIVFKVMKGRIKHIHENMPKNAIEPSPKFDGHLSKSANRVTSLLSYRAFELTQQYFFEFAFDEIKARPRHVCPYAVVSFQYKGKEAAAAPMTAHRFNTITPEGSRGKSCYTVWSGPLVNKGQELFPICLRSSSRPYLPFKLPEKLEVNRGMQLDQVKRKIPSVLFSWDTYSISREVMKCGMSCSLFEVVDGKGKPTSGSLAALVSKLERDRMVLVKSLFDRGFLFLLSSAQMVESKERRGRVEKNLQALFIFQESRMVVKYSSRLFEPEPLTVEPQPAILSSMEPFIPALHYALFKLRPNPGKDVSSGVERQATDYLTRMDSGTVRPFILPDYKYNVDDRTNPLPVPRHKFNMDSVLRTYVHNPSNYILPLNKAKDIIERIRNPVPIPVPAPAPAPVEYSPVSDWGGSDRGSDRSERPPERLPQEKPPPERPAHEKPPPDSSRRKPGLAHSNGAQAQHKSHVESQPQPTQRLRLSQNEYDKDKMKQLLKLIQLHKKALVKDPGKERGEDGAWDANSLKRKFEGDERGGVNKHQRTDPLSNGEPSRGAQADEIGDEVGQNDNLTAVMESMGIYDTDLRARGNANASTVNETQRLIKILLATLNKAVAQGSMPVQPNHGEPSTGPVRVEPVVSDPDLRKQNEPALQTNYTEEDMDCSPGSPFSGGSPPEQAHTSDDPTWVNATNEDKAQPLPEPKPELKSEPEPEPEPVPEAVTVTDSHPEPKTPAAVEVKKAAAPPTLPALEEVPFRPSISLDTILNQEVYSLTSDIKNIMQTHHICYTSQLPPRLPPRHYWLPNSCFSNFVVPYVSPVSIQGHVKALCEKMDKLIPSPPAPPKVTSPPPPVTISNLTTPPPTPIQASKTKAEPTLTKSTTSSSHSVKTVAVKETASTKAKTEGTSAELGGEVYSPSQVTANSPQHNSQNAGAASGSGSGLLAGSLIGQLKPEVFSSLVEIFKDVTKNTVKFYIYSGDEGEESTVCKEIKEYLKSLGNSECSPQMFLENSGSLDKLLIIIQNEDIAAHVHKIPALVSLKKLPSVSFAGVDTLDDVKNHTYNELFVSGGFIVSDEFVLNPDLITQDRLQGLLKFLEEQSTPEHPWQWKVHWKSQKKLKEMGRLNTNAMGLLNLLTAYQKKHLVEFLPYHECDTQSRQAPDLECLIKLQAQHTQQRHLIFLTERPFEMFLQYSRNGIVIGSIDDVMSGFHSLIGSINQNELPTPPSTVVNDECVEEEDMSLDSDDGEPPTISDPSEQNQEAAKEGKPPQPPPPEMEEFRPPLPDQQITPERTPTLPDYSSLKTAISQFKAANQMGVGSSDIGSLSPGGFPVNPHQSFLCPSASWSSYTGSSSYAASPAYPASPCSSTNEQEYRPPVTASSTVPAPPVMATPGPLANLASLPLEVKPPPPPHLMMLGHTYGSDTGGAGTAGNSPLTTSLPYTDNHDSAQPGYMAGIPKNASGTPMHHDRTLSGPGEGVWGTAGTTTVETVNSQGVVTSGPRTGETLGGSTPGSQGGRTQVNCADNPGAAVGIPAVATRGGSVIRHKLPPHPISGVGYGSIGGIPGPLDHGPMRGGMGPGSLGGFRGRGIPPGGLWPRPGRGHDRGGGHGGGPCSWGYPGGRGGAQDYYSDYMYTHNYAPE